The genomic stretch TTTAGCTATCTCGTTCAAAATGAACTCGTTGTTGATATCACAGACTTTAACCCTAACTTAATGGATATCTGGTCTAGAACAGTTCTAAGGATGATTCAAAATGGAGAAGAAGGTTGGCAAAAAATGGTTCCCAAATCCATAGCTAAAACAGTGAAAGAAAAGTGTCTTTTTGGTGCAGTATGTAATAAAGAATAGATAGCACGCTTTATTTAAGATTTTCTTTTTTTCTTAAAACAAAAGCAAAAATACCCGATAATTAGATTAATATTCAGAGTTTGGAGGCATATGAACACTCTTAATCCCAAAGATGTCTTAATTGTTGATGACGAGAAAGATATTTGTGAAATATGCAGTATGTATTTTGAAAAAATGGGAATATTTCGAAATATTTGTATGGCCCACGACGGAATTCAGGCCACCAAAATGCTCGATAACCAAAAATTTGAAATTATTATTTTAGATATCAATCTTCCTAAAAAAGATGGAGTAAAAATAGTTCAGCAATTTGGGCATATTCCCAAAAATTTGAAGGAATCAGTAATTGTCATTTCTGGAAATTTAGATGCACCTATACTTAAGGAAGTAATGAAAAATGGGGTTAAAAACTTTTTAGTAAAACCCTTTGATGAAAAATCTTTTATCACCAAAGTCGCCGAAGTATTAAAACAGGTCGAAGTCGCACGCAGGAAAAAGAAAGTTGCATAAAACTGAATATCCTAATCTCAAATGAGAATGCTGTAAATCATCTTTATAGACTATTAAAATGAGCAGTGGTATATGCTGTTCATGAAAAATCAAATACGGGAACAACTAAATAAAAATATCTCACGGCTAGTAATTAAAGTAGGCTCACTAGGTGTAACTCACTCAGAAGGCGGAATTGATAGAGACAAAATCAACAACTTGGCAGCAGATATTGTCAGGTTAAAAAAACAAGGTATTCAAGTCATTTTAGTCAGTTCCGGTGCGATAAACGCCGGGGTAAAATACGTTTCTAAAAAAGAAAAAAATTCTCTTAGTTTTGCTCAAGCTTGCTCTGCAGTTGGACAACCTCTACTTATGCATGCTTATCAAGAAGAATTCTCAAAAGAAGGGTTTCAGTGTGCACAAGTATTACTTACCCATGACGATCTTAAAAATAAAGCCCGATATTTGAACATTAGAAACACTCTACTTAAACTTTTAGAAAATAATGTTATACCGATCTTAAATGAAAACGATTCAGTGAGTTTTGAGGAGATTACCGTAGGCGATAATGATCAACTCGCAGCTGTAATTGCAAAGTCAATCTTTGCAGATGTACTTGTTCTTCTTTCAAGTACAGATGGACTTTACAATAAGGACCCATCTGAAAAAGACGCTCTCAAATTTGGATACGTAAGCATGGAAACCGACTTGGCACAAATTAAAACTTTCACCAAAACCAATGCTGGCCGGGGAGGGATGAAAACCAAACTTTATGCAGTTTTAAAAGTTGCAGACCTTGGAACTGATGTCATAATTGCTACATTCAAAAAAAATCAACCCATCACAAGAGCAATAACAGATGAAGAGGCCGGTACAATATTTGTATCTAGAAAAAATAACAAAGAAAATAGTAAGAAAATATGGATTACGACTACTGTTAAACCGGGAGCTATTATTAAGGTCGATGAAGGAGCATACAATGCTTTACTTAAGAATGCTTCATTACTTCCTATCGGGATAAAAGATATTGTAGGATCGTTTAAAAGAGGGGATTCAGTTGCTCTTAAATTTCAGCATAAAGTTTTTGCTTACGGAATTTGTGAATATAGTTCTAAAGAAGTTATTCAAATTGCTGGAAAAAAATCAAATCAGATTTCATCAATATTGTCAAAAGTTCATTCAAAAACTGTCGTTCATCGAAATAATTTATGCTTAAAATAGGGAGTAAAAATGACTACGCTAGATATTGCAAAAAATTCTAAAATAGCGAGTATAGAATTCAGATCCTCAAGTGCTGATGAAAGAAATTACGCCATTCGAGAAATTGCTAGATCTCTCACAGAACGAATGAATGATATTATTTCGGAAAACAATAAAGATGTTGAAGAGGCCAGAAAACAGGGACTCACTGATGCCATGATTGATAGGCTCACTCTGACTGAAAATAGAATTCAAGCAATTATTGATTCTGTCCAAGCAATTGCCGATCAAGAAGAAGTCGTTGGACAAATCATTTCTCAAAAAGAAGCACCAAATGGACTCAAAATTCAAAGACAACGAATCCCTTTAGGAACAATAGCAATGATTTTTGAGAGTAGGCCAAATGTAGTCATTGATTGTTCATGTCTGGCCATAAAATCAGGAAACTCCATCATTCTTAAAGGAGGTAAGGAAGCTAAATACTCAAACAATATCCTGAGTGAATTAGTTAGAGAAGCTATCTCAAGATATATTCCCAAAAATGTCGTTCAACTTGTGAGTTCTAAGGAGGCCGTGAGCGAATTACTCAAACTCAAAGATTATATTGATGTAGTCATCCCTCGTGGAGGAGAGAAGCTCATACAATATGTTTATGACAATGCTAAAATGCCTGTCATTGCTCATTTTAAAGGGCTATGCCATATCTATGTCCATAAAGACGCAGATCTAAAAAGTGCCAAGGAAATTATACTAAATGCCAAAGTGCAAAGACCAGGTGTCTGCAATGCTATGGAATCACTCTTATTACACCACGATCTTCCAAAAGATTTTGTAACTGATATAATTGAAACACTTCTGGGAAATGATGTAGAAATATTTGCTGATGAAGCTATTAAGTCAATTGATCAAAGAATTAAACTTGCAACAAATAAAAACTATGCCACTGAATATCTCGACAAAAAACTGTCAGTAAAAACTGTTGGTAATGAAAAAGAGGCCATTGAGCACATACAAAGCTATGGATCTCAACATACAGAGGCAATACTTGCAAAAGATGAAAGAGTCATCCAAGAATTTCAAAACAAAGTTGATGCATCTTGTATTATGGTCAATGCTTCAACACGATTTAATGATGGCGGAGAATTAGGTCTTGGTGCTGAACTTGGAATATCTACTACAAAATTTCATTCATATGGCCCTATGGGGGCCGCTGAAATGACTACAACTAGATTTGTCGTTGTTGGTCAAGGCCAGATTAGAGCATAGTGTACATCACAATATTTTAAGTTATGTTGGCAAGATAATTTATGATTTTTTTATTTTTAACTTCTATTTTGGCCAAGGAAAAGAAGATTAGATTAGATAAGTTTAAAACATCTAAATTGTTATAAAGGCCATATCTTTTTGTTAAGTTGTAAGATGAAAAATTAAAAGTATGAATGCTTCTAAGCTTTATTAAGTATAATCAAGTTACTTTTTCAAAATTATAAAATTAATTTTTAAGTAATCAAAAAATAACATTTGGTCTAATTATTGATAAAGCAAAAAAGGCCCTCGCGTTTAGGGCCTTTTTCGTTTATAGGGGGATGATCATCGGCATAGGCCGAATTTTTACTACATCTTTATTGGGCTGAAACCTTTTATTCCTTTAAAACATTTTGCTTCAACAAGGTTATTGAACTCAATTGCCTTAGTTTTCTTACCTTTTGCTAAGTCTTCTTCAGCTTCTTTTTTCCAAAGCTTCAGAATGTCATTGACCTCAGTCAAATCAGAGTTTTCGATCTTCGCTGTTAGCTTTTTCAGGATCCCATTTTCCCAACCTTGAACAATAATCCAATCAAATCCATGTTCTCTAAATTTTGTACCACCATTGTTTTTACCAATTGTAACAAGAGCATTGAAAAAATCTTCTTGAGCTGAATTCAATTTTCCATCTTCTTTCATTTGAAGAGTTGTGGCCATTCTTGATAGTTCTTCACTTTCAACACTTTGCTTAGTAAAGTAAACTAGATCTTCGTTTGAAAGTCCATGCTTTGGACCAAGGGATTTAACCGTTTCAATTAATGAATCTCTCGTAGTCATTCTTGGTATAGACATTGCTTTTACAAGTGATTTATTTGCTCTTGCTGAGTATGGTTCTTTGACTAGAACTTCTGTGTCAGAAATTTTTTGTACATTTCCAGCATTGTACTGTGAAGCACTCTTGGCAGCACAGCTTGAAGAAGCGCAACTGACAGCGGCCTCAATCTTAGCTCCCTTAGTAAGTCTTTTCATTCCAGATTTAAGAGTTTCAAGATCCCTTGCTGTAACATTTTTTTTGTCAGCGATCTTGTTTAAAATCGCTTCAACTCTCGCGTAGGTACCAAAATCTGATCCAGTAAAACTCACACCCTCTAATTTGTAGGATGACTCAAGTACTTGAATCACTTCGTTGATTGCTTTTTGAGAAAATTTTCCACTCAGTTCACCAATTTGCTTCACTGCTTTTTCGGCGAGTTTTAGTGAATATTTTCCAGGGACACTAAGTCCTTTAGCAGAACTCACGTGCGTTGTTAGAGAAAACACAACTGTTAAAATGGCCAGTAATCTGAACATTATTTACTCCTTATTTATTCAGTAATGCAAAAGATGCTATCACCTATGTTATTTGTCTAAAATATCAAAATCCAAATACTATATTTTTTACTCAATATGGTCAAAATTTGCTCAACAGAAACTGTCCAAATTTTAGATATTACTCACCCTCTTTGACGACTTTATAATCTGCTACAATATCTGACGGACGAGAAGTCATCTTTGAAGAATTTTGAGTTTTTTGCTCATTAATCCCATATTGCTTACCTAAATCTATAAACTTGGACCCAATGAGGGCCTTTATAAAGCGCCAAGCGTAGTAGAAAAACACATAAAACAGAACTAGTTTAATTAACATACCCATTTTTTCTCCCTAGACTTACGCTTTATACCAATTGTTTATGCAAACTGCAGGCCTAAAACATAGTCATTTCATTTATTAGGTGTTAAATTTCGGGAGTTTAAAATGATGCATGTAATATAAGACAGTGGAGATTTTCATGGATTCACAGGGATTTAGACCTGTTCATTGGGCAGAAATAACAGCAGAAAGAATTATTAAGCAGTGTGGTGAAAAAGAGGAATATACTCTGGCCAGTGGCATTACTCCATCAGGTGTCGTGCACTTTGGAAATTTTAGGGAAGTCATTACAGTTGATTTTGTGGCCAGGGCATTAAGAGCAAGGGGCAAAAAAGTAAGATTTATCTTTAGCTGGGATGATTATGATACTTTTCGCAAAGTTCCTAAAAATATGCCCAAACAAGAAGAGCTTGAAAAATGCTTATTTCGACCAATAGTTGATACACCAGATCCTTTTGCTGTTCATGAGTCATATGCTTCTCATCATGAAAATAACTTTGAAAAGCAATTAGAAAGAGTAGGGGTAGAGGTAACGCCAATTTACCAGGCCCAGAAATACCGTAAGGGAGATTACAAGGAAGGGATTCGCAAAGCACTTCACGAAACAAGTAAAATCAAAGAAATACTCAATGCTCATAGAACTTCTCCTCTAGATGACAGCTGGTTGCCTGTATTGGTCTACTGTAGTTCTTGTAATCGTGACAGAATAAAATCGATGTCCTTTAGTGGTGATCATATTCTCTCTTATGAATGTGAACTTTGTGGTCACAAGGGAGAAGAAGATTTAGATACGACTTCAAGGGTGAAACTCCCTTGGAGAGTTGATTGGCCAATGAGATGGGCCTATGAAAAGGTTGATTTTGAACCAGGAGGTAAAGATCATTCTTCTCAAGGAGGATCCTATACGACGGCCAAAGAAATTGTAGATAAAATTTTTGGTTTTAAGGCCCCTATTTACTTACAATATGATTTTGTTTCTATTAAAGGAGCAGGTGGAAAGATGAGTAGTTCATCAGGAAACCTTGTAACTGTTAATGATGTTCTAAATGTATATGAACCTGAAATGATCAGATGGATTTTTGCAAGTTACAAGACAAATATTGATTTTGCAGTCAGTTTTGATCTCGATGTGATTAAAACATATGAGGACTTTGATAGGCAAGAGCGTCTGGCCTATGGAATAGAAATTGGAAATGATAAAAAAGTCACAATGGCCCAAAGAGTATTTAAACTTTCACAATTAAATGCGCATACTGAAGATCTTAAACCTGAAGAAATGCCTTTTCAGCCTTCATTTCGACACCTGACAAATATTTTACAAATAAATGATGGTGATATATCAAAGGCCCGTGAGAGTTATATCAGCGAAATCAAAAACGAAAGAGATGAGAGACGCTTCACGCAAAGAGCAAACTGTGCACTTTTCTGGTTAGATAACTATGCACCTGAGGAGTTTAAGTTTACCATTAATAAAGAGAAGGTAAACATTGAAATTAGTGCGCAGATTACTGAGTTCTTGACAAAATTAAAATCCACAATTGTCCAAGATTGGGAATCATTTCAAACGGATAAAGATCTCCATGAAAAAATCTATGAATTAATTAAAGAGATTGGAATAACTCCGGAAGATGCATTTAAAACTTTATATGAGTTATTAATATCAAAGGAAAAAGGCCCTAAACTAGCTGGATTTATCCGAACTATTGGCAGAGATAGAGTGTTAAATCTTTTATAATTTTTCTAGAAGTAGATACCAAGTTCGGCCGAAAAACTCACCCACGAAAAAGTAAGGGATCTCCCACTAGCTGATTCAGTGTCGTACAGTCGTTCTCTTTTTGATGGAAGTATATTATAGGACATTTTAGTTCCGATATGAAAGTGTTTTGTCCATCTATAGGCCATAGCATAATCGGCCCTGTACCCAATACCGCTATATTTAAGTTCCCTTAAACTATCATTGATCATACCATAGGTCATAAATACAGTCGCATGCTCAAAAAACTTTAGAGAATCGAACAATTCAGTGAGTAGATTAAATCGATAACCCATACCAATTCCGCCATACAAAAAGGTTTCTTGATCATCATCTGCACGAGGATTGGCACCTTCAGAATCAGAATCACCTGTTGGTGTTGGGTTTTCAGCTACGGCCTTAAATTGTGCGCTTAAGGTTTGAATAAAACCCTCAAACCAAAAATTTGAAGTTTTTCTAGAAACTGTTAATTCAAATCCGTTTAGAATCATAAGCTCAACAAGACTCGAGTTTACATGGTAAGCAATACTTGCTTTCCAAATATCATTACTAACGTCATAAGGTCTTCCAAGAATTCCCGTATCATAGTCCATAGTACGTAGTCTTAACTGAGCATCTTCAACGAGGTGCTCTTCAATTGTGACTTCCTCTTTCAAGGCGTAGTCTTTTTCAATAATTGGAAGTGGTTGTTCTAGTTGTTTATCGAACGCATCTTTTTTGGATTCGCAAAGGGCCAATGAAGAAAGAAAAAAAGGCCAGAGTATTAAGAGAATTGTTTTCATGTAAACATGAAAACATATTCATATATGGAAGTAAACAATTAAAGGGGATGTGCAGAGAGTCAACTATTTGATCCCAAGTTTAGAATTCAACTCTTCTTTACTAAGTTGTCCTTGCTCGACAGCTAGATTGACAAGTATGAGTGCTTTTTCAAATTCGCCCCTTTCACTTGAGTTTGCAAGAGTGAGATCGAGGTGTTTTTGTTTTTCTATGTTTGAGAATTTTACAATTTTTTTGAGTAAATTAATTGCTTCAATTGTTTGTACTGAAATTTCAGGTTTAACTTCTTCGCTCATGTATATTCCTTTTTTCAGACATCATAATCATCGACGAGTTTAAATTCAAGGTAAATTTTAAGAGTAGGTTTTGCAAATAGTGAAAACCTACTCTTAATTTCAAATGAGGTAGAGGATTTCATTTCGTTTTTTCAAAAGAAGAAGCATTAATATATTTTTATGATCATCAAACTGTGTTGAAATTCCGTCATATTTTGAAAAGATTTTAATAATTTCATGTGCTTCATCTTCAGTATGTTTGCTAATTCCTTGATAAAACTCTTTTGAAGGTACTCTTCTAAGAAGGGCCAAAGCATGAGGGTCATTATCTTTTATAAGCTTTTTAAAAGCATCTGGTCCTTGTTTTATAATATTTTTTCCATATTTATCTTTTCTTTTGATCAAATTAAATAGATTAACAAGTGGCCCTTTGTTTTTACTTTCGAGATATTTATAAGCATTAGTTGCGACGTCGTCTATGAGCTTCTCATTGTGCTCCATTAAAAGAGTATTTTCTTTTTCAAGTTGATTTAATATGGCCAGGTCTTCTCGAGCAATGTTTTTTCTTCCTTTTGAAGCAATGAATTCAATTTTATTTTTATTTTCAATAATTCTTTTTTGAATAGTTTCCTGATAGGCCTTCACGACTCTGTCTGATAGTTGAAAATGCCCACTACCCCCAAGATAAACTTCTTTAGCTGCCTTTTCAATTTCGTTTAAATCCATAAGATAGTTTTTTGCACTAGACATTCTTTTAAACATTACTCTTTGGGCCCAAGTATTCATATAAATGAAACTTTGATCATTGAGAAAAGCTCTTAATGGTCCAAAAAACATTGATTTTTTGCCTGTGGAAAAATATTTTTTCACAGCATCAGGGACAATGTAATCAACAATAGTATTCAATGTTTTGGGTATATATCTAAACAGTCCTAGCATTGGAATTCTGTTTGATTGAGCAACACCACCTTGTGCCGCCATGAAGTGTGGTATATTTTTTGGGGATATGCGGACATTAACCATTACTTCTGAGAAATTATGATTTCTCTCAAGTACTTCTTTAAGTGCAGATTTGTGAGTCTGGCCATTGGCAATCATGGACTTTACTTCGTTTCTTAGTTTTGTGTAATGCTTATAGTCAGTTGCCAATTTAAGATTTTTCTTTTTTAGCCAAATATTAAACTTGGCCCTCCATCTTACCAACCGGGAAGAATCCTTTATCTGTTTCTTAAACTTTTGGTTAACGGCCTTGGCCTTCGTTACACGTTTTTCTATTTTTAATGTGTCAAGAAAGTGATCAAAATATTTAATATCGTCGTAAAAATACTTTGCAGATTGACTTGCCCAGCTTTCTGCGATTTGAGCATCACTGAGTGAATCAACAAGTTTGCTAAAACTTTTGTTCCAATTTTTTCCATCCTTCACAATTTGATAGATTGTGGGGGCAATATCAGTCTTACCGATGAGGGCCAACGCTTGGTGTTTCATTGAGTATTCGTGCGCGAGTCTCTTGTAGATTTGCTTTTCTTCTTTCCCAAGTTCTCCTGCTGCATTTTTAAGACCTAAGATGTCTTTTTTTATGAAGTTTCCTTTTAAGCGCAATGCTCTTGCTGCTTTAAAAAGAGGATTGAGTAAAGTTATACTAAAGAATATTTCTAAATAGACGGAGCGGTAGCCTTTTTCCATAAAACCACCTTCTGCACCTTCAACACTAGAGTGAGGGACAATTCCAAAGCGTTCAAGCTCTTTCATATTTTCCGCAGCTTCTATTCTATCCCAGGACAATAAGAGTTGTGCTCCTGTGAAGAAAACACCTGTTCCAATCAATAAAAGAGACCAAATAAGCGCTGGCACGCCTAAAACAGCACCAGCAGAAAACGCGGCCATCAGGAAAAAGATCTGTAATGGAAGAGTTGCAATTGTTCGATTAAATTCTTCATCTGTCATATCGCTAAGTCTTTCTTGGATAATTTCCATTTCTTCAACGCCATATTTTTGAGAAACTTCTTTTTGGGCCGGGATAGTCGCATAGTAAAGGTTTTGAAAGTCTTGATCTCGAAATACGTGATTAAAATCGCACAATCTTTTAATGCTAGTAGGTCTCATTTGTTGTTGTTTATAAGCAGACTCTCTCATTAAATGTCTATATAGGGGTCTTTTAATTTGATTATCTAACTTCATGATATACATTTGTGCGATTTCACTAGTGTATTCTTCGGGTTTGACGTTTGGATTATCATCAAACCACTGCTCTAATTTCTGGAGTTGAACTTTAGGGTCTTCAATATGTCTTAGTTTATAGATATCAAGCACTGCTAACATATCTATAAATTCAGGTTGTTCTGCAGTGGCATTGTAGGCCTCTTTGGCCGCTGAATTGTCTAAATCATAAGTAACAGAGTCAAGGGCCTTGTCAAAATCTTTTTCTTCAAAGAGGTTTGAGTCGTTAATATCAATAATTTTCTGGTAGGCCAGTTTATCATTGTCAAAGGGGGTATGAAAAAGTCCTGCGTACTGGTTGTTAAATTTATCAATAGTTTCTTGCCACATAGAAAACATATCGCGTTCAGAGAGTACTTCTTGGGCCATCATTGGTTGTAGGGGACGATCCATTTTTGCGACATTGGTATATATTTTATTCCAAAGACGCAAAAAACCTTCAGTGGGATGAGAATTCAGAATTTCTTTGTTAAGCTGAAAGAAGGATAATCTTAAAATCGCCCACCGATTATTCACTGAAACCTGTTTTCGAACAGCAATCTCTTTGTCGACTCTTGGACTCGCTCCTAGAGACTGTTGTAAAAATTTATATTCAGATATTTGAGCTTTCTTTAATAAATCATTTTCTTGTAATTTTTTATAGATAGATTTAATGTAAGGATAGACTGATTTTATTGCTCTGATTTCAGAAGGGTGAGTATCAAAATTATTTTCTTTATTCAAAAAAGGTAAGAGCTTACGATAAAGGAGTTCTGCGATTCTTTCTCCATCATTTTCAGTTTTTCGTTGCGAATTTTTTCGGGCAATTTCACCATTACAGATCTCAAATATACTATTGTTCCAAGAATTATGTTTTGACTCTTTACAGGTTTCTCTGAGGATTGAGTAAAAGCGTTCTCTTCTCTCAGATGATTTAAATTCAGCATTTTTTAAATTGAGATTCTCAAGTTCATATGCAAGAATTCCAAGTGGAGTTCTGATAAGCCAGGCGGATGTGTTCAGTTCTGGTAATTTGTAGCTTGTTCTATTTGATTCAAACTCATTTAGATCATTTGCAAAATAAATTTTCCAATCAAAGAGATTATCTTGTAACTGTGTAAATCTCTTAAATAGAAATTCGTTA from Halobacteriovoraceae bacterium encodes the following:
- the proB gene encoding glutamate 5-kinase, which produces MKNQIREQLNKNISRLVIKVGSLGVTHSEGGIDRDKINNLAADIVRLKKQGIQVILVSSGAINAGVKYVSKKEKNSLSFAQACSAVGQPLLMHAYQEEFSKEGFQCAQVLLTHDDLKNKARYLNIRNTLLKLLENNVIPILNENDSVSFEEITVGDNDQLAAVIAKSIFADVLVLLSSTDGLYNKDPSEKDALKFGYVSMETDLAQIKTFTKTNAGRGGMKTKLYAVLKVADLGTDVIIATFKKNQPITRAITDEEAGTIFVSRKNNKENSKKIWITTTVKPGAIIKVDEGAYNALLKNASLLPIGIKDIVGSFKRGDSVALKFQHKVFAYGICEYSSKEVIQIAGKKSNQISSILSKVHSKTVVHRNNLCLK
- a CDS encoding response regulator, whose product is MNTLNPKDVLIVDDEKDICEICSMYFEKMGIFRNICMAHDGIQATKMLDNQKFEIIILDINLPKKDGVKIVQQFGHIPKNLKESVIVISGNLDAPILKEVMKNGVKNFLVKPFDEKSFITKVAEVLKQVEVARRKKKVA
- a CDS encoding glutamate-5-semialdehyde dehydrogenase; its protein translation is MTTLDIAKNSKIASIEFRSSSADERNYAIREIARSLTERMNDIISENNKDVEEARKQGLTDAMIDRLTLTENRIQAIIDSVQAIADQEEVVGQIISQKEAPNGLKIQRQRIPLGTIAMIFESRPNVVIDCSCLAIKSGNSIILKGGKEAKYSNNILSELVREAISRYIPKNVVQLVSSKEAVSELLKLKDYIDVVIPRGGEKLIQYVYDNAKMPVIAHFKGLCHIYVHKDADLKSAKEIILNAKVQRPGVCNAMESLLLHHDLPKDFVTDIIETLLGNDVEIFADEAIKSIDQRIKLATNKNYATEYLDKKLSVKTVGNEKEAIEHIQSYGSQHTEAILAKDERVIQEFQNKVDASCIMVNASTRFNDGGELGLGAELGISTTKFHSYGPMGAAEMTTTRFVVVGQGQIRA
- a CDS encoding lysine--tRNA ligase; amino-acid sequence: MDSQGFRPVHWAEITAERIIKQCGEKEEYTLASGITPSGVVHFGNFREVITVDFVARALRARGKKVRFIFSWDDYDTFRKVPKNMPKQEELEKCLFRPIVDTPDPFAVHESYASHHENNFEKQLERVGVEVTPIYQAQKYRKGDYKEGIRKALHETSKIKEILNAHRTSPLDDSWLPVLVYCSSCNRDRIKSMSFSGDHILSYECELCGHKGEEDLDTTSRVKLPWRVDWPMRWAYEKVDFEPGGKDHSSQGGSYTTAKEIVDKIFGFKAPIYLQYDFVSIKGAGGKMSSSSGNLVTVNDVLNVYEPEMIRWIFASYKTNIDFAVSFDLDVIKTYEDFDRQERLAYGIEIGNDKKVTMAQRVFKLSQLNAHTEDLKPEEMPFQPSFRHLTNILQINDGDISKARESYISEIKNERDERRFTQRANCALFWLDNYAPEEFKFTINKEKVNIEISAQITEFLTKLKSTIVQDWESFQTDKDLHEKIYELIKEIGITPEDAFKTLYELLISKEKGPKLAGFIRTIGRDRVLNLL